GACAACAGGAGTTCTAGTCATTTACTGAGCTTGAAGCTACAGTCACAGACCTGCAGTGGCTCAATCTGACAATGCAACACCTGAATCTGGTGACTGTATGAGGatgtaaaaatacagtttatatcATACTGTTTATGTTCAAAGTAAAGAGGTCATTTTTCATCCTTACAACACAACCATAATAAAATCCAGTATTCAGACAACGgcctttttgtctgtgtttagcATCAGCAAATATAAAGATCAGGTGCTAATAAAGCGAGGAGAAATTACCAGGATCATTTTAGCATTATGTTCATTTCCATATTGGTACAACAGTCATGTCACACTCATCACTCACATCCTCTGCTCAGTGACGTGTTTGACTCTCTGTTGGTTTTTCATTCTCCATTCAAACACTTTGGCTTtcattgctcttttttttcaaaactctacagaccaaaaaatgaaaagtggaaGGTATGATCAAAGTttacaaaaaaactaaagaaaaaacaaacaaaaaataacataaaaatgtaattgttttcaAAAATGCAACTGAAACATTTAATTGAGAAGATACACTTTATagtttttggtcattttaaacagtttagcataaatataaaataaatatagatttagatctatttatatatattaaaaaatcttCAAGATAACAacgtttaaaataaaattaatctcCTTAAATTTACAATACAGAATGACATACagttaaataaacagatttaaattgtgtgtttattgttgaaAATGACGAAATATTAAGAATAAATTTGCAGTTGTAATAGAGATGCCCAAATCATTGAGGGGCCCGTTTCTTTTGGAAGAGGGGCCCCTGGTTCAAGTATAAAATCTTTTGTTTATcccaaataaaaacacatcactctCTGTGGCAGAGCCTCTGTCACAGGAtcagacactgacactgtttttattgtatttgaaaACAGAAGAGTGGAAACGGTTCTGCTGTGATAAGCTGAAACATGGCTCTGTTTTGTGAATTCGAGGCTCGGTTTTAAAGGATGTGTTATTTTCATCTCAGCTTGGTTCAGGAAGCACCATGTGAtgaggtgtttttttcccctgcagcctcacagatgTGTTAAAACTCACAGCTCATcctcaaacagagacacacacatttataaatataGCTTCCGCCAGAAAAATACCTCTGCATCTGGATCAGTGATTAACCCGAGTCTCAGTCACAGAGTCAGCACTTAGATCATCCTACAGTTTCTCCTCATATCAATCTAAATGTCTCAATACTGTGACATAATATTTCTCTTTACCTTACAAAAATCACCCCTCTGACCTTGACCTGTCACCTCTGTAATTAAAtctgctctaatcaatatttgtaTTAACAGTGGATGAAATGACTTTGTGTAATTGTGTATCAGGTAGCTTTGAATCCACAGAGCTGTCTCCgtgtctgcagctctgaagCTTTAAGTTTGGAGTCACAGGTTTTACATTTACTTCACCTATAAAAGAGAATTCTCAGACCATCTTAAATAAATTGCTTCAACTGGTATCGAATTGCATTAAGAAAttaatgacgttttttcaaatcaaGTTAATATGTTAGATTAACACAATTCTTGTAAGTCTGATAAACTTTATAATCGGATTGCTTTCAAATCAATGGTTTGCATTGATGCAAActcaattatttgttttgctcaaaattaaaaactggCCTAATAGTATAGTTTCAGAAAGAGTAGTTTTTGTAGTAACCTCAGTGTGTCGTTTTGGtttgttaaatgtaattaaataaaataaaataaaaactgtccaaacaattaaaaattcAAGTTGCTGAAAAAATAACCTAGGCTCCAATCagatgttttttagtttttattatataaatgtaaaaaaaaaaaaaacaacaaaaagaaaaacatataatattAACTAAAGAGTCACCAACACTTTTGGAGTTATTAGGACCAAAAGgttattttgtataattttgGTTTTAACAAGTTGGTTTTAACAAGTATTATGTAAATATGCATACCCATACAGCTTTATCACATTGATATGAAAATCTTTGCGATGTAGAATTAAGCATTATCACACGAGATGTTGTGATGAATGAATATCAGCATGGCTGTGATTCAGCCATAGGTACGAGGCCAGAGGCCGAGTACTGAAGACAATCAACACTGGAACACTATCCATTAAAGTTGTGTGTGATTACTTTGACGTGAGGAATTGGTTGTCTTTGGTTATTTCAGTAAGATGGATATATCAGAGTCATAATTATGGCAAGCGATCAGACCAGATCtcgtccttttctttttcttataaggaagcagagagaaactGTCCAAGAAAGAACCAGAGtacagatgatgatgaatagaaaattaaatcaattgTGActcatattttttgttttggctgaaAGCTGAAAGGAGGGAAGTTGTaaatgtgtctctctgtctctctgtctctctgtctgtctgaatgttAAGTAGCACAGCAGCCTGCTCCACATTAGTCCCTCTGTATTTGGGTCTATTTCTGCCAGAGATGAGTCTTTCTGGCCCACATTGTCAACTGGAGCATCATTTCATCACTTCAGCTTCCATCATGTTTACATCCTCAGACCTTCAGCTGAATCAGAAAGTCACAGTCGAAGAATTCAATCCCTGAGTGGCCTGTGGCTTCAGGGTTTTTGCTCAGGAGTGCTCTGAGAGGATGTGTGGCTGTAGATGGACAACATGATGCTGCAGGGGTTGAAGCACTaggctgaatgtgtgtgtgtgtgtgtgtgtggtcacctGAAGGGATGAGAAGGGAAGTTTTGAAGCCTGGAATTTGGATTTTCTGCTAAGCACCATCTTTGTCCGCCCATCTTATCATGTAAAAACCACAAAGTAAAACTACGATGGCTAAATCTGTCCAATCATTTTGAGCCTCTCATACAATAACACATACAGTGGGGTCAAAAAGTCAGTGTATTTTTCAGcaacagctgctggaaacaaagaTGCAAAGTGGAGGATAAATCCATAGAATAACTGTGGTGTTACCCACTGTGTAGATTAAATGAGATGAGAAGTGAGATGAGAACAGGAATGAGGAACGGAAACAAAGTGACATGAgataagagaggaggagagaaaagatgacAGGAGATTAGATAAAGTTACATGAGATAGGATGAGAGGTGAGGTGAGATAGGAGTGATGAGAATATGAGAAAGTGATATAAGAAAAGTTCATTTGGgaaatcagaaaacagaaaagattaAATGAGATAAGGGAAAATAGGTTAAGGGATTAAATGAGATAAGGTGAGGAAAGATGAGATAAGATTAGagaagataagataagatggTGAAGATGATAGGGTAACTTGAGAAAAATAAGATGAGGGGAGATGAGATAAAATAATATGAGATGAGTTAACAGGAAAGGAGATGACAtaagatgagatgaaataaattCTTAGCAGAGGAGATAAGGTGAGTTTGGAGAGGGTGACTTAAGAGATGACATTAGAAGAGATGGTATAGAATGATAGAAGAGAAATGATGTTAGGTGAGAAAaatagatgaagaggatgatgacaTGATAAGGGGGTTAAAGAAGATAAGTTGATAGATGAAATGAGATAAGGTAAGGAGAGATGAGCTACAATTATATAAGATAAGACACgagaagatgagatgagatgagataaaTTGAGACAAAAGAAGAGATCAATAAAGGAGGGGAGAttagaataaataaagtgaagttGGATCAAATGACATAAGATTAGAGAAGATTGGGTGAGATGAGACAAATTGAGATGATGTGAAACAATGAGATGAGATATGAGGAGAGGCTATGAGATAAGGTGACGTTAGatgagatgaatgaaaatgaaattagaaTTCAGACAAATTGAGAAACGAAAAGATGAGACATGAGATTAGTTGAGATTAGAGATGTGATCaaatgaaatgaggaaaaatggATGATAAAGTgaggggagaagagaaagaTGGGAAATTGTATTAGATAAGATAAAATTAGAATGAGATGGCATAAAATAAGAatagagaaaatgacagaaggTGAGGTTAGATGAGATGCAAGATGACATGAGGTAAAATGAGGCTGGATTATATAAGAGGATGCTAAATAAAAGGACAGGAGATGAGGTGAGATGATATGAGAGATCATTTGAGATAAGATAAGAGGTAAGTTGAGgtaagaggagaggagatgagaaagGAGATGGTGTGCAATAAAAGTAGAGGAGATCTGATGAGAGCAGATATGATATAAAAGCAGTTTCATCAGAGAAGAAATACTAAAAACTGAATACAAAGTGTAAGATACAACATACAAGAAGTAAATATAGAAAGCGTTCTGTAATATCAAAGTGACCCATGAGTTGAACCTACATAAGAACACAGAAAAGCTCTGGAAGTGGTTTGGGGTGAGGAGGTAAAGTTTTcattgacagcagcagcagatgtagCTGCTGGAGCAGAAACTAAAACCCTGCACttgaataataaatgtgaaagtgtgtttagAGTGGACAGATAGTGATGATGGTTCAGTATCACTGATCCTAACTACCTGCACAGGAAACGCTGTCTTGTaaaagcaaatgtgtgtgtgagtgtgtgtgtgtgtgtgtgtgtgtgtgtgtgtgtgtgtgtgtgtgtgcgtgtgtgcatccTGTGTTAACCTGACGTcttagtgtgtgtttgcagtatgatcctgatgtgtgtgttgttgttgttccagaGCCGCAGCTGAAGGGCATTGTGACACGTCTCTTCAGTGAGCAGGGTTTCTATCTGCAGATGCAGCCTGATGGAACTATCAGTGGAAACAAGGACGAGAACAGCGACTACAGtgagtctctgctgctgcttttactaCACTCTGTGTACATGCTAAAAGCCTGTGTACGCGCTAACACCTTGTGTACATGCTAAAAGCCTGTATACACACTAACACCCTGTGTACATGCTAACACCCTAACACCATAGTTGTGTCTCAGTTCAGGgggctgcatttgaagaacCGATAAGGTTGTCCCGTGCTGAAGGCTCACATCCCTCATTTCCCCATGCGTCCCTCATTTCCTGGACCTTTGCAGACCAAACtgtcccaagattcattgcatgTCAGTAATGAACCTCTTTTCAAAAAAGAACATAGGGTGGACTATTGAATAAAACAGTGGCCgagaataaatatgaaattctCCGTGAAACAGACCATCTAATTTTGGTTTGGCTTTTGCAGTATATGCTCAAAACGCCATGCCTCTGTAGACCATGTCCatagtggttctcaaactttttcacataaAGCACCCCACAAATTGGACCACGGACCCCCATCTGctaagatttttgcttttaaatgttttatcacagttttagaAAAATCCATGACCAAAATGTCCAAACATTCCcctcattgtgttacttatggatgaaaataaattgTTCGCTTTTTCGCTGGTGACCCCCAAGGAACACCCACAAGGTCCCCTTACACACTGTGCTAGCACTGTAGCACCCCTCTGTATGCTAACATCCTAACCATGTATACATGCTAACACTGTAGGAGCTTTTGTAGCATACAGCCTAATACTCTGTGTGCTTGCTAACACCCTGTGTACCTGCTAACACACTAGCACCATGTGTAGatgatttatttctctgttcCTCTAAAATAGCTGTTACTCTCTGGTTCCACTCAACCTATACATCCCATTAGGAACCATACCTATAGTAATTTATTACGACCtgattcaagtgtgtgtgttgctaagCACACTCTATAGAAAATCTATAGGTTacctacatacacacaagttACTTTGAAATACGCTTAGCTCATATTAAGAAGCTTACTTCTGGGAGGGAAACATATTTGACATATAAAAAGCTGTGAAGTTTGTTATCATGACATGGGCCCCTGTAGTGTCTGTGTATATCATAGCAATGTGATAAATTTGAATTTAGATTAGGGACAGTAAGTTgacaatgaatgaatgtgaccTGACATTTGATTTGATAGTTCTCATTTCAGTCAGGAGCAGAAAATATGGCTGTTTGATGACCAGCTgtagatgggggggggggggggggggggggtagtctCCTGGATCCTTCAGAGGAATTGGATGAGCTCAGGATTACAGATTCTGCTGCCTCCTTTAAATCCTCTCCTCTGGtttggaaaagagaaaaagaggacaagaagaggaggaggcgatGTTTTGGATTTCcctcacactctcactcagatcatctctgtctctgagttAAATAAAGGAGGATTAACAGCAGCCATCGCCACAGGCCTCttactcctccacctcctcctcctcacccacactgcagctctctgtccCCGAGGATTAAATCACCTCTCATcacttcacccccccccctcttttattcagtgtctttatttctcTCGGTTTATCTGCTGGAAGCACAGTGTCACATCCAGAAGGCTTTAACCACCGTTAAACACCAACAGGCTGAGTTTAAAGTACTGCAGTGTGATGTTATTTTAAGCCCAAGATGAATTTACTGTTGCTTTTACAATATGGCTTTTGTTTGAGTCATTGGAAGGAAAAGATTTTAACTTCTTTCACATTCATTATGCTGTAAATGAAGCTTTGTATTAAAGTGCATGTGACCTTTCTCTACGTCTACAGTAACcaacaatctctctctctctctctctctgtctatgtctCTCACCCTCCAGCTCTGTTTAACCTGATCCCAGTGGGTTTGAGGGTTGTGGCCATCCAGGGAGTGAAAGCTGGACTCTACGTGGCCATGAACGCAGAGGGATTCCTCTACACATCAGTAAGAAAATCCAAGTCTGAGTGCAGaactgactctctctctgactgCTCAGGCTTGAATACACTCCAAAAAATTGAGTGTTTGTTAtgtaatgaatttaaataacatCTACTTGTTTAAAACTTTCTATGAACaccagataaaaaaatatatatatacatatatatatatatatatatatatatatatattggtcACTGTCTTGCTTTTAATTAAGGGGCTTTTACTATGAAGCAGTTTTAAAGCTTATTTTCAGAAAAGgtcttttactgtgaagcagacTGACTGATGGAGTTTTACTATGTAGCAGATCAAagactttatttttctaaaaagtCCAGATGTCAAAGAGTTCAGATGATGATTTCAGAGGTGTTGTGGATGATATGATTCTACATTTTTACACTGCAGTATTATGATCCTGCTGAGCAACGTTTGCTGTTtcgtaaaaaacaaacaccacaaagAGGCTGCAGCTCAAGCTTTAAgttatctctttattttctccatcatcactGATCTCAGTCTACAGACGTGAAGTTactgtcttgctcaaggacactcaGGCAGAGTAACTGCTCACCTTCCTGGTGGTTATCTACCTGGTAGCAGTAAAAGAACCTGACTGAAGATATCGTAACTGCATGATCTTATCACAAAGTATTTTTGTCACATCACCTGACAGATCAAATTCTTCCCTTTGAGGAAAgatcctgtgtttttgtttttaagacacAAACCTTATAAAATTgatattatggtataaaaagatcagacactgtgtgttaaaaaaaaacaacaatggacAGGGCGGGCTTGATCAATCTGCAGCGTTGACAGAGTGCAGCTACAGTTGTTGCATTGCTGCGTTTCCTCAGCAAGTCCATCCACCATCCATTATTCAAGTCTGCGCCTTccataaaactttaaaatgcaatgcttcagctgctgtgtgcaCAGCATAAGAGAGgagatggagtgatggaggcGGAGAGAGATGACAGGGTTGAGACAGTAGAtatgtgttttctctgagtaCAGTGAGCTGAGTTTATCTGTCAGAGGTGGAGGCTCTGTCCTGTTGAGATGAgcatcaaaacatcatcattttaacaaagagaaaatgacagttATCGGTTACAAATTCAATGACAACATATCCCAGGTGTCCTGGTGTTGTCATGCTGGTTTTGACAGCTTGACAAGCTCACTTTGGTTGTAGCAAATCACCAGTCAAAGATCCAGGATTATCCTCACTGTGCAAACTTACAACTTGCTGCTCCCCTTCCCACTTGACAAGATCTAGCCTTTATCAATAGTAAAGACCCGTGAAATTGACAGAAACTGTAGATACAACACAATAGCCTTCTGCCGTcaatagagaaaaaaatgaatgcaaacagaCATCAGATCCTTTATGTGACAGAttgctgttctgagatcagatgtaaggagAGATATCACTTCACTTCGGTATAGTGATAACTGATgtctatttttatctttaactgAGAAAAACACTGCTTGCCTTGCTTGCCCTGATGGCACACCACTGGTTTGTGGCCATTTTTTCTTCTGATTGGTGACACTTACAGTATGTAGTTCTTATATGGAATTATAACAGAGGCTGATTTCAACTGTGTTACGTATTTATGGTCTTTTGAAATAAATGCTCCTGTGCCATCAGCCTTCAGCATGAGTTGATCTTAAgatcaataaatgaaaagaaaacctcaTCGTATGCAGATGACGCCTACTTTATGTTCTAAACTTTCACTGCTGCATCTTTGGCATATCAAGAGTTATCACACAAATTTAACTGCATAAAGTTGATTTCCATGTTACCCATGATCCCTCAGTGTTTTGACACATGATTCAATATTGTCTCGGTCTTCACTTctacttttttgtttctgtaccTGTGCATGAGGACCAGTTCAAGTATTACTCTTACTGATACCAGGTGGAAATGTGAAGGCCAGTGATCAGACGTCATGATCCAGATACATATGAACCCACAACCAAAAACCAGATGAAGGTGGAGTATGAGCTGTGATAAACGGAGTGAACTCCTTAAGATATGGACTCAGGTCAtcagctgctgatgaagatggagggtttctcttcttctttgtctgtgCAGTTACATAAAAACTTTCCAGcttttttcctctcacagaGCCGAGCTCCTTTGCTCAGACAGTTGAAAGTAAAGTTGTGGTGTGTGAGGCCCTGCTGTCTAAACACTGTTTATTTGAATTACAGTGTCTTGAGATGTGATGCAGGCAGCCTGCTGAGAGgggaataaaaacagctttCATCTTCTATTACCTCTGTTTCCTCAACCCTCCTCTCGTCCacccttttcttctttctcccctctctcctcttcttcttcttctacttctatTGGTTTGTGTGTCGTCATCAGTAGTTATGGGTTTtttcagttcagtactttttgcacAATCCTGCTGACAGACCAAAAGACCAGTGGTGGCAACCACTGTAATGCACCAGTGTCCAGTAGCTGTCAGGGGCCATTCACACTTTTGTGTTCcaaaactgcatgttttattaaaaatacatattgttTCTACCCACCactaatttaattttgttatttacttCTTAAAAGTTATGAAGTAAGGTCTGCTGGGTCCCTTTCATTTGTGATaagttgtgtgttttcctcagcAAATAGACGATTCAGTTAGCAGCGTAATGTTTAAGTGTGATCAATGctaaggaggttatgttttcacatgtgtttgtttgtttgccacaATGTTGTTACATTATCAGACAGTTTGAATTGAACAGACACCAGCTAATACTCTTCAGGTCAGCACCAATAGAAACATCAAATTGATGATAAAATACAAATGGAACTGCGTGGTCTCTTTGATTGTCATAGTTGAGGAGTGAAGTGGACGGAGGCCTGGAAGGACAAACTGAGGGACAGTTTGTAAAGGGAGAACTGCCTCCCCCTCCTAACTACGGGTGTTGAGTGTTAGAACAgatgtttgctttgtgtgtgtttgttctgctctgattgactctctgctcctcctcgaCCACCTGATTTAtatggaggacacacacacacacaccaacatacaCACCTCTTATATCTGGAGGGAGGTACAACATGTTAAACTGGGACTTTAAACTGTCCCAGCAGAGTCAGGTCATCAGTGCAGAGACACGACGAAGATGACTACAATCATGTAAATCATCTGATTTAGacattctgttttctctgtgtgtgtgtgtttgttgcatgTCAGGATGTGTTCACAGCAGAGTGTAAGTTTAAGGAGTCTGTGTTTGAGAACTACTACGTCATCTACTCGTCCACGCTGTACCGGCAGCATGAGTCTGGCCGGGCCTGGTTCCTGGGCCTCAACAAGGACGGAGTCATCATGAAGGGAAACCGAGTGAAGAAAACTAAACCCTGCTCACACTTCGTCCCCAGACCCATCGAAGGTGAGACCATCACACCTGTGCACCCCTGGTCCTCCACATTcaggtgtttcagtttcagcacAAAGAGGGGTCAGGTCTTGATctggtttttcttttacatttatggAAATAAAATTGAGCATTTAAGATAAGAAATGTTCTTTATTTTCCATAAGAGATAACACTTCTATCTGAACCTGCCCTTCACACATATTCATTAACCTAAAATAATTAAGTAATAATAATTCtgtaatgtcacaaaaaaatgtcattttaaaaaaatatttctttaaaaattgGTTCGTTGGATAAATTATTACATCATCTACACAAAATATGGTAATGTTCTGGTGAGGAGAGGTGGATTGCCATATAAACTATACTTCTAGTAGAGTTTTAATCCTTTATatttaaaatcagttaaaaTAGTTTCTGTCTCAAACACTGACAGTACTTCAGACAAATCACGACATATAATGATTGCATCAATCTTGTGCAGGTACACAATACTTCATACCACCTCACGtttataaaatgcatttaactgCAGACACAGCCGTTGTCAGTTGCAGCCTCTCAAACTCTTTTAGCGTTAGTGGTTCAGCTCCATCAGTAAAAACATGTCACATACTGATTTCCACAGTCTGTGTTCGGAGAGAATGAAACTATCCTCATCGGCATCAGGTCATTTCTGTTGAGACACGGTTGGTCATAAGTTTTAGAACACCAACTGAACATTTTTCCAGTTGTTATTGAAATGCACACAGGTTAATGTCTCAGTAAACAAGTACACAGGTCAAAACAAGGAGTCCTTGAATCTTCTTGTGGAACTCCTCCGGCAGCTGAACTTACTCTGACATTCTCTCtacaatggaaatgaaagatTGTTCAGTTCATCCCAAAGCAGCTCcatgtggttcaggtctggagactgtgctggcCTTCAGTATGTGAAGCCTCTGTCTTGTTCTGGCCCTGATCAACCAGTCTGTCataatttacttatttaatttGCCTCCACTGCTGTAGACAAGCTGTAAGTTAATTCATTACTTGATCCCTGAAAAGTTTATATCTCTAAAATCCTGAACTCATAGTGGAGCTGAACTAAATCAGCTGACCACAGGGGGTCCGGTGACAGCTTGTTAGTTAAAGGACACAACATGTCAGTGAGACAGGTTACAGGGTCAGGAGCTcagaggaagtggaggtggaggtgaaggtgGGGGCAGAGGTTGTCCTGTAGGAACTCCCTCTGAGTCTGAGGACAAGCTGAAGCTCTAATATCACACATGGAGGTTTAATAGGAAACATGaagctctgtctctgctttcagctgctctgtctgtcctcagacaCCCCCCCCATCTTCATTTGTCAACTATCACCTTCCACCTGTCCCTCTGtccatcttctcctcttcctctccagaaCTCGTCCTTCATGTTAGACCCATCACACTCCTCCCatctttatttttccctcctttttctccccctctaCCCCTTCCTCACCCCTCAACTCTGTTCTCCTTTTAactccctccttccctttcctTGTCCCTCCTGTATATCACATACCTGCTCATACATGTGCATACACAACTGTATATTATAAATGGAGGACTGAAACtgccaaaatcaaaaataaatgactttaatATGCCATTTAAGTAATAAATTGTGACATAAACTAATATATCTTTTTgcttctgtatttatttacctttgTAGGCCTATTATTTAacttcactttttaaatttaatttctttattccCATTTAaattcctttcttttttttatttgttatttattgttttcccCTATTATTTCCCAGAAacctatttatttttgtattttcattttgcatttcttaaAGCATTTCTGCTTCATTAAGCAAATTAGGGTGCTGTCATTCagacaaattaaatattaatatattttacacacctgtacattcatttttgtaaataacATATTATTGTGttaaacatacatacactcatATCACCTACCTGTACATTCCTTTACATCCTGTACATTCATATTACCAACACTCATCTATGCAACTTAGCATATACAAGACATCAGTTACAGTATGTGCTACTACCAGTACAGAGCATGTGCCAGGCCATATATATTCACAGTTAtattctgctctttgtttttgtttaattcagTTTCTACTTAATGATTTCTGCCGATTATTACTGATGTTTCTGTCGTTTTATTTTTACCTCTCTGACTGTTCGTACgtgctgttttcagtgacaaCACAATATCCCACTGTGGTTAATAACATATGctttttctccccccctcctcccccctgcaGTGTGCATGTATAAGGAGCCGTCGCTGCACGAGCTcgaggagaagctgcagaaatcCTCGCGGAGCCCGACGATGAACAGCGAGGAGCGGGGAGGGAGCCTggaggggcagcagcagcagcaggaggactcCACAGTGCAGGACGGGTCATAGCCTGCAGCGCCCcccacaggaggaggaggaggaggaggaggaggcgaacTCCCATTTTAACACTCCCTCTgttcagcaacaacagcaactacAACCACACCAACTACAACAACCGCCACGATGACGACGGCGACAACAACgaaaaaaagaagcttaaaaaaaaaaaaaaaaaaaaaaaaaaaaaaaacgggaaAAAATCTTCTTGCTtgtgatgaaatattttaaatcaaaaggGGGAGGGGCTTGTTTGAAAACGAGAAAAATCAGGacgttgatgatgatgatttacattttatgcaaaAAGCCCTGCTGAAACGGTGCCAGGAGGCTAGCACACCTACTCTTCATTGCCACAttgtaatcatcatcatcaccaccatcatcatttctgtcactatgatgataaaatgttttCCGAGTCGAGCGAGCGCTGAGAACTCCAAAGCTTTAAGCCATGTAGAAACTTCACTTCCTTTCATTTCTTACTTAATGAATGCAAAAACTTTCGCACTTTCGACACGTTGcgcttcttcttcctcttcttttccgTGTTCTGTCCAATCAGAAAGATGagatttttctgttgtgtgttcttcAGCTGCcacatcctgtttttttttttgtctttttgttctgttttcttggGTCAGGGAGTTGCGAGTTTTGTTGCAGACACTGCCTATAACAAGGGTCAGAGGGGAATGAGCACTGAAAGACTTCCTGCTCTGTTTCCTGTGGAGGTAGGTCATGTGATCTGGTTCATGATAGCAGATCCAGATGCAGATTTCTGACAGTATGTGGAGAGCACTGGTGTTTTACTAGAGATCACATGACCTTCATGGTCCTGCAGATCATTTTACCAGACCTCCCATCAGTTTTCACAAATAATTTCATTCCCTccaagcagcagctgttttcacttcctgtctatGAATGTCTATGAAATCAGCTGCAGAGAGATGATCCAGGTCTGGTTTTAAAGTAAGTGGCTGGAAACAGGGAAGTCAGGGGAACAGAAAtaccacacatcaacacacaaccACAAGAAACCCAACAGAGAGGC
The Seriola aureovittata isolate HTS-2021-v1 ecotype China chromosome 4, ASM2101889v1, whole genome shotgun sequence genome window above contains:
- the LOC130167477 gene encoding fibroblast growth factor 12-like isoform X2, coding for MTRYCSLFRRLLSGESKGEEADEEEGSAHRESSQQEPQLKGIVTRLFSEQGFYLQMQPDGTISGNKDENSDYTLFNLIPVGLRVVAIQGVKAGLYVAMNAEGFLYTSDVFTAECKFKESVFENYYVIYSSTLYRQHESGRAWFLGLNKDGVIMKGNRVKKTKPCSHFVPRPIEVCMYKEPSLHELEEKLQKSSRSPTMNSEERGGSLEGQQQQQEDSTVQDGS
- the LOC130167477 gene encoding fibroblast growth factor 12-like isoform X1 — protein: MAAAIASSLIRQKRQARESNSDKVATNKRRSSPSKDPRSLCERHIFSVFSKVRFCSGKKRPVRRKPEPQLKGIVTRLFSEQGFYLQMQPDGTISGNKDENSDYTLFNLIPVGLRVVAIQGVKAGLYVAMNAEGFLYTSDVFTAECKFKESVFENYYVIYSSTLYRQHESGRAWFLGLNKDGVIMKGNRVKKTKPCSHFVPRPIEVCMYKEPSLHELEEKLQKSSRSPTMNSEERGGSLEGQQQQQEDSTVQDGS
- the LOC130167477 gene encoding fibroblast growth factor 12-like isoform X3; this encodes MEGKEKAPAEPQLKGIVTRLFSEQGFYLQMQPDGTISGNKDENSDYTLFNLIPVGLRVVAIQGVKAGLYVAMNAEGFLYTSDVFTAECKFKESVFENYYVIYSSTLYRQHESGRAWFLGLNKDGVIMKGNRVKKTKPCSHFVPRPIEVCMYKEPSLHELEEKLQKSSRSPTMNSEERGGSLEGQQQQQEDSTVQDGS